One genomic window of Paramormyrops kingsleyae isolate MSU_618 chromosome 20, PKINGS_0.4, whole genome shotgun sequence includes the following:
- the LOC140581260 gene encoding uncharacterized protein isoform X1 → MSLSDEEDYSDIRAYFSEAEWVRLQRCEKVHYRNMKRNHQAMLDMGLNPITPVFMRRNRSSRVMAESPGDDKHSDSEKWILHLLRRSPGIKQMPSCSENSCRTNQKPSQQGVGEGNKEEGEFLVSEVEGTVNESPRKVKWSMKDAAVQDVTEEELTGSLSLHTDERSKDCVKPPNPARRVDESSKTFACSQDPFSYTADIDLHRHIKISHPKEYVRQLRTRSVYTTQDSPTSAGPCAAQPSTDTIRTLEEASTDTLIAQQGSQGEMTFNINRDCKIHRQPHTKKSSHQCSQCGKSFGHLGNLKTHQRIHTGERPYQCSQCGKSFQRLESLKTHQRIHTGKRPYQCSQCGKSFNELGTLNMHKRIHTGERPYHCSQCGKSFSRIGTLKRHQQIHTGRRPYQCSQCGKSFIQLGLLESHQRIHTGERPYHCSQCGKSYIRIGTLKRHQQVHTGERPYQCSQCGKSFIQLGHLESHKRIHTGERPYQCSQCGKSYSRIGTLKVHQQVHTGERPYQCSQCGKSFSKSGTLKNHQRIHTGERPYQCSQCGKSFSVLGNLRNHQRIHTGERPYQCSQCGKSFSQSGNLKTHQRIHTGENPYQCSQCGKSFSELGTLKKHQRIHTGERPYQCSQCGKSFSELGTLKKHQRIHTGERPYQCSQCGKSFSVLGTLKNHQRIHKGERPYQCSQ, encoded by the exons ATGAGTTTGTCAGATGAG GAGGATTACTCAGATATCCGGGCCTATTTCTCAGAGGCTGAATGGGTTCGGCTGCAGAGATGCGAGAAGGTGCACTACAGGAACATGAAGAGGAACCACCAAGCCATGTTGGATATGG GGTTGAATCCCATCACCCCAGTGTTCATGAGAAGAAACCGATCCAGCAGGGTGATGGCGGAAAGTCCGGGCGATGACAAACACAGCGATTCAGAGAAGTGGATTCTTCACCTTCTGAGAAGGAGCCCGGGCATCAAG CAGATGCCTTCCTGCAGTGAAAACAGCTGCCGCACGAACCAGAAACCTTCCCAGCAGGGAGTTGGAGAGGGTAACAAAGAGGAGGGGGAATTCCTGGTATCTGAGGTTGAAGGGACTGTGAACGAAAGCCCCCGAAAGGTGAAATGGAGT ATGAAGGACGCAGCGGTTCAGGATGTGACTGAGGAGGAGCTGACTGGTTCTCTTTCGTTACACACTGATGAGAGGAGCAAAGATTGTGTGAAACCTCCAAACCCAG CAAGGAGAGTGGATGAATCCTCCAAAACTTTTGCTTGCTCTCAGGATCCATTCTCCTACACTGCAGACATTGACCTGCACAGACATATCAAAATATCTCACCCCAAGGAGTATGTCAGACAACTGAGGACTAGATCTGTCTACACAACCCAGGATTCACCAACTTCTGCTGGTCCCTGTGCCGCTCAGCCCAGTACAGACACAATCAGGACCCTGGAAgaagccagtacagacacactGATAGCACAACAGGGTTCCCAGGGTGAGATGACTTTCAATATAAACAGAGACTGTAAAATACACAGGCAGCCTCACACAAAGAAGTCGTCccaccagtgctcccagtgtgggaagagcttcggacatttaggaaacctaaagacacaccagcggattcacacaggagagaggccctaccagtgctcccagtgtggaaagAGCTTCCAACGTTTAGAAAGCCTAAAgacacaccagcggattcacacagggaagaggccctaccagtgctcccagtgtgggaagagctttaatGAGTTAGGAACCCTAAATATGCAcaagcggattcacacaggagagaggccctaccattgctcccagtgtgggaagagcttcagtcgaataggaaccctaaagagacaccagcagattcacacagggaggaggccctaccagtgctcccagtgtgggaagagcttcattCAATTAGGACTCCTAGAGAgtcaccagcggattcacacaggagagaggccctaccattgctcccagtgtgggaagagttACATTCGAATAGGAACCCTAAAGAGACACCAGCAggttcacacaggagagaggccctaccagtgctcccagtgtgggaagagcttcattCAATTAGGACACCTAGAGAGTCAcaagcggattcacacaggagagaggccctaccagtgctcccagtgtgggaagagctacAGTCGAATAGGAACCCTAAAGGTCCACCAGCAggttcacacaggagagaggccctaccagtgctcccagtgtgggaagagctttagtaagtcaggaaccctaaagaatcaccagcggattcacacaggagagaggccctaccagtgctcccagtgtgggaagagctttagtgtgTTAGGAAACCTAAGGaatcaccagcggattcacacaggagagaggccctaccagtgctcccagtgtgggaagagctttagtcagTCAGGAAACCTAAAGACACatcagcggattcacacaggggagaacccctaccagtgctcccagtgtgggaagagctttagtgagttaggaactctaaagaagcaccagcggattcacacaggagagaggccctaccagtgctcccagtgtgggaagagctttagtgagttaggaactctaaagaagcaccagcggattcacacaggagagaggccctaccagtgctcccagtgtgggaagagctttagtgtgttaggaaccctaaagaatcaccagcggattcacaagggagagaggccctaccagtgctcccagtga
- the LOC140581260 gene encoding uncharacterized protein isoform X3: protein MSLSDEEDYSDIRAYFSEAEWVRLQRCEKVHYRNMKRNHQAMLDMGLNPITPVFMRRNRSSRVMAESPGDDKHSDSEKWILHLLRRSPGIKQMPSCSENSCRTNQKPSQQGVGEGNKEEGEFLVSEVEGTVNESPRKMKDAAVQDVTEEELTGSLSLHTDERSKDCVKPPNPARRVDESSKTFACSQDPFSYTADIDLHRHIKISHPKEYVRQLRTRSVYTTQDSPTSAGPCAAQPSTDTIRTLEEASTDTLIAQQGSQGEMTFNINRDCKIHRQPHTKKSSHQCSQCGKSFGHLGNLKTHQRIHTGERPYQCSQCGKSFQRLESLKTHQRIHTGKRPYQCSQCGKSFNELGTLNMHKRIHTGERPYHCSQCGKSFSRIGTLKRHQQIHTGRRPYQCSQCGKSFIQLGLLESHQRIHTGERPYHCSQCGKSYIRIGTLKRHQQVHTGERPYQCSQCGKSFIQLGHLESHKRIHTGERPYQCSQCGKSYSRIGTLKVHQQVHTGERPYQCSQCGKSFSKSGTLKNHQRIHTGERPYQCSQCGKSFSVLGNLRNHQRIHTGERPYQCSQCGKSFSQSGNLKTHQRIHTGENPYQCSQCGKSFSELGTLKKHQRIHTGERPYQCSQCGKSFSELGTLKKHQRIHTGERPYQCSQCGKSFSVLGTLKNHQRIHKGERPYQCSQ, encoded by the exons ATGAGTTTGTCAGATGAG GAGGATTACTCAGATATCCGGGCCTATTTCTCAGAGGCTGAATGGGTTCGGCTGCAGAGATGCGAGAAGGTGCACTACAGGAACATGAAGAGGAACCACCAAGCCATGTTGGATATGG GGTTGAATCCCATCACCCCAGTGTTCATGAGAAGAAACCGATCCAGCAGGGTGATGGCGGAAAGTCCGGGCGATGACAAACACAGCGATTCAGAGAAGTGGATTCTTCACCTTCTGAGAAGGAGCCCGGGCATCAAG CAGATGCCTTCCTGCAGTGAAAACAGCTGCCGCACGAACCAGAAACCTTCCCAGCAGGGAGTTGGAGAGGGTAACAAAGAGGAGGGGGAATTCCTGGTATCTGAGGTTGAAGGGACTGTGAACGAAAGCCCCCGAAAG ATGAAGGACGCAGCGGTTCAGGATGTGACTGAGGAGGAGCTGACTGGTTCTCTTTCGTTACACACTGATGAGAGGAGCAAAGATTGTGTGAAACCTCCAAACCCAG CAAGGAGAGTGGATGAATCCTCCAAAACTTTTGCTTGCTCTCAGGATCCATTCTCCTACACTGCAGACATTGACCTGCACAGACATATCAAAATATCTCACCCCAAGGAGTATGTCAGACAACTGAGGACTAGATCTGTCTACACAACCCAGGATTCACCAACTTCTGCTGGTCCCTGTGCCGCTCAGCCCAGTACAGACACAATCAGGACCCTGGAAgaagccagtacagacacactGATAGCACAACAGGGTTCCCAGGGTGAGATGACTTTCAATATAAACAGAGACTGTAAAATACACAGGCAGCCTCACACAAAGAAGTCGTCccaccagtgctcccagtgtgggaagagcttcggacatttaggaaacctaaagacacaccagcggattcacacaggagagaggccctaccagtgctcccagtgtggaaagAGCTTCCAACGTTTAGAAAGCCTAAAgacacaccagcggattcacacagggaagaggccctaccagtgctcccagtgtgggaagagctttaatGAGTTAGGAACCCTAAATATGCAcaagcggattcacacaggagagaggccctaccattgctcccagtgtgggaagagcttcagtcgaataggaaccctaaagagacaccagcagattcacacagggaggaggccctaccagtgctcccagtgtgggaagagcttcattCAATTAGGACTCCTAGAGAgtcaccagcggattcacacaggagagaggccctaccattgctcccagtgtgggaagagttACATTCGAATAGGAACCCTAAAGAGACACCAGCAggttcacacaggagagaggccctaccagtgctcccagtgtgggaagagcttcattCAATTAGGACACCTAGAGAGTCAcaagcggattcacacaggagagaggccctaccagtgctcccagtgtgggaagagctacAGTCGAATAGGAACCCTAAAGGTCCACCAGCAggttcacacaggagagaggccctaccagtgctcccagtgtgggaagagctttagtaagtcaggaaccctaaagaatcaccagcggattcacacaggagagaggccctaccagtgctcccagtgtgggaagagctttagtgtgTTAGGAAACCTAAGGaatcaccagcggattcacacaggagagaggccctaccagtgctcccagtgtgggaagagctttagtcagTCAGGAAACCTAAAGACACatcagcggattcacacaggggagaacccctaccagtgctcccagtgtgggaagagctttagtgagttaggaactctaaagaagcaccagcggattcacacaggagagaggccctaccagtgctcccagtgtgggaagagctttagtgagttaggaactctaaagaagcaccagcggattcacacaggagagaggccctaccagtgctcccagtgtgggaagagctttagtgtgttaggaaccctaaagaatcaccagcggattcacaagggagagaggccctaccagtgctcccagtga
- the LOC140581260 gene encoding uncharacterized protein isoform X2 has translation MSLSDEEDYSDIRAYFSEAEWVRLQRCEKVHYRNMKRNHQAMLDMGLNPITPVFMRRNRSSRVMAESPGDDKHSDSEKWILHLLRRSPGIKMPSCSENSCRTNQKPSQQGVGEGNKEEGEFLVSEVEGTVNESPRKVKWSMKDAAVQDVTEEELTGSLSLHTDERSKDCVKPPNPARRVDESSKTFACSQDPFSYTADIDLHRHIKISHPKEYVRQLRTRSVYTTQDSPTSAGPCAAQPSTDTIRTLEEASTDTLIAQQGSQGEMTFNINRDCKIHRQPHTKKSSHQCSQCGKSFGHLGNLKTHQRIHTGERPYQCSQCGKSFQRLESLKTHQRIHTGKRPYQCSQCGKSFNELGTLNMHKRIHTGERPYHCSQCGKSFSRIGTLKRHQQIHTGRRPYQCSQCGKSFIQLGLLESHQRIHTGERPYHCSQCGKSYIRIGTLKRHQQVHTGERPYQCSQCGKSFIQLGHLESHKRIHTGERPYQCSQCGKSYSRIGTLKVHQQVHTGERPYQCSQCGKSFSKSGTLKNHQRIHTGERPYQCSQCGKSFSVLGNLRNHQRIHTGERPYQCSQCGKSFSQSGNLKTHQRIHTGENPYQCSQCGKSFSELGTLKKHQRIHTGERPYQCSQCGKSFSELGTLKKHQRIHTGERPYQCSQCGKSFSVLGTLKNHQRIHKGERPYQCSQ, from the exons ATGAGTTTGTCAGATGAG GAGGATTACTCAGATATCCGGGCCTATTTCTCAGAGGCTGAATGGGTTCGGCTGCAGAGATGCGAGAAGGTGCACTACAGGAACATGAAGAGGAACCACCAAGCCATGTTGGATATGG GGTTGAATCCCATCACCCCAGTGTTCATGAGAAGAAACCGATCCAGCAGGGTGATGGCGGAAAGTCCGGGCGATGACAAACACAGCGATTCAGAGAAGTGGATTCTTCACCTTCTGAGAAGGAGCCCGGGCATCAAG ATGCCTTCCTGCAGTGAAAACAGCTGCCGCACGAACCAGAAACCTTCCCAGCAGGGAGTTGGAGAGGGTAACAAAGAGGAGGGGGAATTCCTGGTATCTGAGGTTGAAGGGACTGTGAACGAAAGCCCCCGAAAGGTGAAATGGAGT ATGAAGGACGCAGCGGTTCAGGATGTGACTGAGGAGGAGCTGACTGGTTCTCTTTCGTTACACACTGATGAGAGGAGCAAAGATTGTGTGAAACCTCCAAACCCAG CAAGGAGAGTGGATGAATCCTCCAAAACTTTTGCTTGCTCTCAGGATCCATTCTCCTACACTGCAGACATTGACCTGCACAGACATATCAAAATATCTCACCCCAAGGAGTATGTCAGACAACTGAGGACTAGATCTGTCTACACAACCCAGGATTCACCAACTTCTGCTGGTCCCTGTGCCGCTCAGCCCAGTACAGACACAATCAGGACCCTGGAAgaagccagtacagacacactGATAGCACAACAGGGTTCCCAGGGTGAGATGACTTTCAATATAAACAGAGACTGTAAAATACACAGGCAGCCTCACACAAAGAAGTCGTCccaccagtgctcccagtgtgggaagagcttcggacatttaggaaacctaaagacacaccagcggattcacacaggagagaggccctaccagtgctcccagtgtggaaagAGCTTCCAACGTTTAGAAAGCCTAAAgacacaccagcggattcacacagggaagaggccctaccagtgctcccagtgtgggaagagctttaatGAGTTAGGAACCCTAAATATGCAcaagcggattcacacaggagagaggccctaccattgctcccagtgtgggaagagcttcagtcgaataggaaccctaaagagacaccagcagattcacacagggaggaggccctaccagtgctcccagtgtgggaagagcttcattCAATTAGGACTCCTAGAGAgtcaccagcggattcacacaggagagaggccctaccattgctcccagtgtgggaagagttACATTCGAATAGGAACCCTAAAGAGACACCAGCAggttcacacaggagagaggccctaccagtgctcccagtgtgggaagagcttcattCAATTAGGACACCTAGAGAGTCAcaagcggattcacacaggagagaggccctaccagtgctcccagtgtgggaagagctacAGTCGAATAGGAACCCTAAAGGTCCACCAGCAggttcacacaggagagaggccctaccagtgctcccagtgtgggaagagctttagtaagtcaggaaccctaaagaatcaccagcggattcacacaggagagaggccctaccagtgctcccagtgtgggaagagctttagtgtgTTAGGAAACCTAAGGaatcaccagcggattcacacaggagagaggccctaccagtgctcccagtgtgggaagagctttagtcagTCAGGAAACCTAAAGACACatcagcggattcacacaggggagaacccctaccagtgctcccagtgtgggaagagctttagtgagttaggaactctaaagaagcaccagcggattcacacaggagagaggccctaccagtgctcccagtgtgggaagagctttagtgagttaggaactctaaagaagcaccagcggattcacacaggagagaggccctaccagtgctcccagtgtgggaagagctttagtgtgttaggaaccctaaagaatcaccagcggattcacaagggagagaggccctaccagtgctcccagtga
- the LOC140581260 gene encoding uncharacterized protein isoform X4, translating into MPSCSENSCRTNQKPSQQGVGEGNKEEGEFLVSEVEGTVNESPRKVKWSMKDAAVQDVTEEELTGSLSLHTDERSKDCVKPPNPARRVDESSKTFACSQDPFSYTADIDLHRHIKISHPKEYVRQLRTRSVYTTQDSPTSAGPCAAQPSTDTIRTLEEASTDTLIAQQGSQGEMTFNINRDCKIHRQPHTKKSSHQCSQCGKSFGHLGNLKTHQRIHTGERPYQCSQCGKSFQRLESLKTHQRIHTGKRPYQCSQCGKSFNELGTLNMHKRIHTGERPYHCSQCGKSFSRIGTLKRHQQIHTGRRPYQCSQCGKSFIQLGLLESHQRIHTGERPYHCSQCGKSYIRIGTLKRHQQVHTGERPYQCSQCGKSFIQLGHLESHKRIHTGERPYQCSQCGKSYSRIGTLKVHQQVHTGERPYQCSQCGKSFSKSGTLKNHQRIHTGERPYQCSQCGKSFSVLGNLRNHQRIHTGERPYQCSQCGKSFSQSGNLKTHQRIHTGENPYQCSQCGKSFSELGTLKKHQRIHTGERPYQCSQCGKSFSELGTLKKHQRIHTGERPYQCSQCGKSFSVLGTLKNHQRIHKGERPYQCSQ; encoded by the exons ATGCCTTCCTGCAGTGAAAACAGCTGCCGCACGAACCAGAAACCTTCCCAGCAGGGAGTTGGAGAGGGTAACAAAGAGGAGGGGGAATTCCTGGTATCTGAGGTTGAAGGGACTGTGAACGAAAGCCCCCGAAAGGTGAAATGGAGT ATGAAGGACGCAGCGGTTCAGGATGTGACTGAGGAGGAGCTGACTGGTTCTCTTTCGTTACACACTGATGAGAGGAGCAAAGATTGTGTGAAACCTCCAAACCCAG CAAGGAGAGTGGATGAATCCTCCAAAACTTTTGCTTGCTCTCAGGATCCATTCTCCTACACTGCAGACATTGACCTGCACAGACATATCAAAATATCTCACCCCAAGGAGTATGTCAGACAACTGAGGACTAGATCTGTCTACACAACCCAGGATTCACCAACTTCTGCTGGTCCCTGTGCCGCTCAGCCCAGTACAGACACAATCAGGACCCTGGAAgaagccagtacagacacactGATAGCACAACAGGGTTCCCAGGGTGAGATGACTTTCAATATAAACAGAGACTGTAAAATACACAGGCAGCCTCACACAAAGAAGTCGTCccaccagtgctcccagtgtgggaagagcttcggacatttaggaaacctaaagacacaccagcggattcacacaggagagaggccctaccagtgctcccagtgtggaaagAGCTTCCAACGTTTAGAAAGCCTAAAgacacaccagcggattcacacagggaagaggccctaccagtgctcccagtgtgggaagagctttaatGAGTTAGGAACCCTAAATATGCAcaagcggattcacacaggagagaggccctaccattgctcccagtgtgggaagagcttcagtcgaataggaaccctaaagagacaccagcagattcacacagggaggaggccctaccagtgctcccagtgtgggaagagcttcattCAATTAGGACTCCTAGAGAgtcaccagcggattcacacaggagagaggccctaccattgctcccagtgtgggaagagttACATTCGAATAGGAACCCTAAAGAGACACCAGCAggttcacacaggagagaggccctaccagtgctcccagtgtgggaagagcttcattCAATTAGGACACCTAGAGAGTCAcaagcggattcacacaggagagaggccctaccagtgctcccagtgtgggaagagctacAGTCGAATAGGAACCCTAAAGGTCCACCAGCAggttcacacaggagagaggccctaccagtgctcccagtgtgggaagagctttagtaagtcaggaaccctaaagaatcaccagcggattcacacaggagagaggccctaccagtgctcccagtgtgggaagagctttagtgtgTTAGGAAACCTAAGGaatcaccagcggattcacacaggagagaggccctaccagtgctcccagtgtgggaagagctttagtcagTCAGGAAACCTAAAGACACatcagcggattcacacaggggagaacccctaccagtgctcccagtgtgggaagagctttagtgagttaggaactctaaagaagcaccagcggattcacacaggagagaggccctaccagtgctcccagtgtgggaagagctttagtgagttaggaactctaaagaagcaccagcggattcacacaggagagaggccctaccagtgctcccagtgtgggaagagctttagtgtgttaggaaccctaaagaatcaccagcggattcacaagggagagaggccctaccagtgctcccagtga